In Ovis aries strain OAR_USU_Benz2616 breed Rambouillet chromosome 16, ARS-UI_Ramb_v3.0, whole genome shotgun sequence, one DNA window encodes the following:
- the FBXO4 gene encoding F-box only protein 4, producing the protein MAGSDPGSRGSSPQPSHSDWGRLEAAFLSGWRNFWQSVGKERAAPRASAEEADEEASSLTRLPIDVQLYILSFLSPHDLCQLGSTSHYWNETVRDPILWRYFLLRDLPSWSSVDWKSLPDLEILKKPISEVTNGAFFDYMAVYKMCCPHTRRSSKSSRPMYGAVTSFLHSLIIQNEPRFAMFGPGLEELNTSLVLSLMSSEELCPTAGLPQRQIDGIGSGVSFQLNNQHKFNILILYSTTRKERDRAREEHTSAVNKMFNIQNEGDDQQGSRYSVIPQIQKVCEVVDGFIYVANAEAHKRHEWQDEFSRIMAMTDPAFGSSGRPMLVLSCISQANVKRMPCFYLAHELRLNHLNYPWMVQDTEAETLTGFLNGIQWILEEVESKHAR; encoded by the exons ATGGCAGGAAGCGACCCTGGCAGCCGAGGGAGctctcctcagccttctcacagCGACTGGGGCCGCCTGGAGGCGGCCTTCCTTAGCGGCTGGAGGAACTTCTGGCAGTCTGTTGGCAAGGAGAGGGCGGCTCCGAGGGCCTCCGCAGAGGAGGCGGACGAGGAGGCCAGTTCTCTGACGCGGCTGCCG ATTGATGTACAGCTatatattttgtcatttctttcacCTCATGATCTGTGTCAGTTGGGAAGTACAAGTCATTATTGGAATGAAACTGTCCGAGATCCAATTCTGTGGAGATATTTTCTGTTGCGGGATCTTCCTTCTTGGTCTTCTGTTGACTGGAAGTCTCTCCCAGATCTAGAAATCTTAAAAAAGCCTATATCTGAGGTTACCAATGGTGCATTTTTTGACTACATGGCAGT CTATAAAATGTGCTGTCCACATACAAGAAGATCTTCAAAATCTAGCCGTCCTATGTATGGAGCTGTCACCTCATTTTTACACTCATTGATAATTCAGAATGAACCACGATTTGCCATGTTTGGACCAGGTTTGGAAGAACTAAATACATCTTTGGTGTTGAGTTTGATGTCTTCGGAGGAACTTTGCCCGACAGCTGGTTTGCCTCAGAGGCAGATTGATG GTATTGGATCAGGAGTTAGTTTTCAGTTGAACAATCAACATAAATTCAACATCCTAATACTATATTCAACTACAAG AAAGGAAAGAGATAGAGCAAGAGAAGAACATACAAGTGCAGTTAACAAGATGTTCAATATACAGAATGAAGGGGACGATCAACAAGGGAGCCGGTACAGTGTAATTCCACAAATTCAGAAGGTGTGTGAAGTTGTTGATGGGTTCATCTATGTTGCAAATGCTGAAGCTCATAAAA GACATGAATGGCAAGATGAATTTTCTCGTATTATGGCAATGACTGATCCAGCTTTTGGATCTTCCGGGAGACCAATGTTGGTTTTATCTTGTATTTCTCAAGCTAATGTAAAAAGAATGCCCTGTTTTTATTTGGCCCATGAGCTGCGTCTGAATCATCTAAACTACCCATGGATG GTCCAGGACACTGAGGCTGAAACTTTAACTGGTTTTTTGAATGGTATTCAGTGGATTCTTGAAGAAGTAGAATCTAAGCATGCAAGATGA